Proteins encoded together in one Bosea sp. (in: a-proteobacteria) window:
- the truB gene encoding tRNA pseudouridine(55) synthase TruB, with the protein MTAENPSATARDAAPAPRPKKRDVHGWIVLDKPIGMTSTHAVSVVKRAFCARKAGHAGTLDPLASGLLPIALGEATKTVPFVMDGRKAYQFTVAWGTQTDTDDAEGSIIATSDERPDAGAIAALLPRFTGTILQTPPKYSAIKIAGERAYDLARDGEEVRLEARAVEIDALSIVGHAGATTTFEAECGKGTYVRAIARDLGLALGCLGHVAHLRRTRVGPFTVTDAVSVESLREGAQSALSALRPVEAALTLIPEIVLHRDAAARLRRGQSALLRGAGAPVALEAAYATCAGTLVATGSVENGEFVPHRVFNL; encoded by the coding sequence ATGACCGCTGAGAACCCATCCGCGACCGCCCGGGACGCCGCGCCGGCGCCGCGCCCGAAGAAGCGCGACGTCCATGGCTGGATCGTCCTCGACAAGCCGATCGGCATGACCTCGACCCATGCGGTCAGCGTCGTCAAGCGCGCGTTCTGCGCCAGGAAGGCGGGGCACGCCGGCACGCTCGATCCGCTGGCCTCGGGGCTCCTGCCGATCGCGCTCGGCGAGGCGACCAAGACCGTTCCCTTCGTGATGGACGGCCGCAAGGCCTATCAGTTCACCGTGGCCTGGGGCACGCAGACCGATACCGACGATGCCGAGGGCAGCATTATCGCGACCTCCGACGAGCGGCCCGACGCAGGCGCGATCGCGGCGCTGCTGCCGCGTTTCACCGGCACGATCCTGCAGACGCCGCCCAAGTACTCGGCGATCAAGATCGCCGGCGAGCGCGCCTACGATCTCGCCCGTGACGGCGAGGAGGTCAGGCTGGAGGCGCGCGCGGTCGAGATCGATGCGCTCTCGATCGTCGGCCATGCCGGCGCCACCACCACCTTCGAGGCCGAATGCGGCAAGGGCACCTATGTCCGCGCCATCGCGCGCGATCTGGGCCTCGCGCTCGGCTGCCTCGGCCATGTCGCGCATCTGCGCCGCACCCGCGTCGGGCCGTTCACGGTCACGGATGCGGTAAGCGTCGAGAGCCTGCGCGAGGGGGCGCAGAGCGCGCTTTCGGCGCTGCGGCCGGTCGAGGCGGCGTTGACGCTGATCCCGGAGATCGTGCTCCACCGCGATGCCGCCGCCCGCCTCAGGCGCGGCCAGAGCGCCCTGCTGCGCGGTGCCGGCGCTCCCGTCGCGCTCGAAGCGGCCTATGCCACCTGCGCCGGCACGCTGGTCGCGACCGGTTCGGTCGAGAACGGCGAGTTCGTCCCCCACCGCGTCTTCAATCTCTGA
- the rbfA gene encoding 30S ribosome-binding factor RbfA: MARPAKPSGPSQRQLRVGELIRHALAEMLARGDIHDEVLARHVVTVPEVRLSPDLKLATAYVMPLGGEDIAPVIKALDGHKRYIRGEIAHRVNLKYAPDIRFRADESFAEAERIDALLDSDAVRRDTQAQRLKIDRDQADDDR; this comes from the coding sequence ATGGCAAGACCAGCGAAACCCTCAGGGCCCTCCCAGCGGCAATTGCGCGTCGGCGAATTGATCCGCCACGCGCTCGCCGAGATGCTCGCGCGCGGCGACATCCATGACGAGGTGCTGGCGCGCCATGTCGTCACCGTGCCGGAGGTACGCCTTTCGCCGGATCTGAAGCTCGCCACGGCTTACGTCATGCCGCTCGGGGGTGAGGACATCGCGCCGGTCATCAAGGCGCTCGACGGGCACAAGCGCTATATCCGCGGCGAGATCGCCCACCGCGTGAACCTCAAATATGCGCCCGATATCCGCTTTCGCGCCGATGAGAGCTTCGCCGAGGCCGAGCGCATCGACGCGCTGCTCGATTCGGACGCGGTGCGCCGCGACACGCAAGCTCAGCGCCTGAAGATCGACCGGGACCAGGCAGACGATGACCGCTGA